A window of Phocoena phocoena chromosome 6, mPhoPho1.1, whole genome shotgun sequence contains these coding sequences:
- the IZUMO3 gene encoding LOW QUALITY PROTEIN: izumo sperm-egg fusion protein 3 (The sequence of the model RefSeq protein was modified relative to this genomic sequence to represent the inferred CDS: inserted 1 base in 1 codon; deleted 1 base in 1 codon) codes for MGDLRLLLLLPLSLAAFHGVKCCLECDPKFIEDTKSLLVKLVPSEVPGRTHLLERQIKKMIRLSFKVSHSDKMLRVLAVQKVVNLRTWLKNELYKLSNETWKGALILQVKLLDVRQNLESKLKELLKNFSEVACSEDYVVTEGPILDCWTCLRITTRCFKGEYCAEDDPKKAENQEFTLFLILLAEGVILGGALLLFHFCISHRRKMKAIRRSLKKYLEKKLEEXGIMDEKEKDFGGRK; via the exons ATGGGGGACCTGCGGCTGCTCTTGCTCCTGCCCCTGTCCCTGGCAGCCTTCCACGGGGTCAAATGCTGTTTGGAATGTGAC CCCAAATTCATCGAGGATACTAAGTCCTTGCTGGTAAAGCTGGTACCCTCAGAAGTCCCTGGCCGAACTCATCTGCTTGAACGGCAGATTAAGAAGATGATCCGTTTAAGCTTCAAGGTCTCCCACAGTGACAAGATGCTTCGGGTGCTGG CTGTTCAAAAGGTTGTCAATTTGAGAACGTGGCTGAAGAATGAACTTTATAAACTGAGCAATGAAACATGGAAAG GTGCCCTTATCCTTCAAGTCAAGCTTCTCGATGTCCGCCAAAACCTGGAATCCAAACTGAAAGAACTATTAAAGAACTTCTCTGAAGTTG CTTGTTCTGAAGATTATG TCGTGACTGAAGGCCCTATCCTGGATTGTTGGACCTGTCTTCGCATCACCACTCGGTGCTTCAAAGGAGAATATTGTGCAG AAGATGATCCAAAGAAGGCTGAGAATCAAGAGTTCACACTATTTCTGATATTACTAGCAGAAGGTGTAATATTGGGAGGTGCTTTGTTACT ATTCCATTTTTGCATCTCTCATCGGAGGAAAATGAAGGCAATACGAAGGTCATTAAAGAAATACTTGGAGAAGAAACTTGAAG TAGGGATAATGGATGAGAAGGAGAAAGATTTTGgaggcagaaaataa